The Terriglobus roseus region GATGTAGTTGCCGTAGCGCTTGCGGAACGGTACGGGCGTTGCACCGGAATGCGTGGGGTCCAAGGTGACTTCTGCTGTTGCCATGTGCTGCTCCTTCAGAAGAGACGCGATCAGGGCGTCTTTTTGATGGTGTACATCCTGCTCCTTTCTATTGACGTTTGCCAAGCGCGAACGTTGTTGCGTTTTATAGTCGGATTCCGATATAGTCGGGAACCGACCATGGCACACGCTGAAAACGAAACCGTAACTCCTTTACCTGCCGCCACACTCTACGTCCTGCTTGCGCTGGCGTCAGAGGATCGGCACGGCTACGGAATCATCCAGGAGGTGAGCCGACTTTCGTCGGCCACTTATCGCGTGGGTTCCGGAACGCTTTATGACAATTTGAAGAAATTGCTGCAGCAAGAGTGGGTAGAGGATTACGAGACACAGGAATCCGGCAGCGGTGAAACGCGAAGGATGTATCGCATCACGGACGAAGGCCGTCGCGTATTGGCAGCAGATGTAACGCGCATGAAACGCATTGTGCGTGTGGCTAATCGCATGTTGGCTGACGAGGGTGGCCGAGCATGATGCGGCTTCGTTGTGCACGCCGGGTGTACCAGTTGCTGCTGGCACTGCATCCTGCTGAGTTTCGTGAACGCTTTGCGCAGGAGATGCTGTGGGTGTTTGACCAGAGCGTTGCGGACACGGGCGTGTGCCATGTGCTGGCTGACGGCACGCTGTCGGTGATGAAGCAGTGGGTGGCAAACGATGTGAGTCCGCGCGCGGCTCACGGCATGTTTGGAAGGCTGCCGACGCAATCTCTCAGCCCGCAGCTTCTGGCGCAGGTAACGATATTGGCCACGATTGTTGCGTTGGGATTTTTCAAGTTGCTGACGCAGTCTGTTCCCTTGCCCAAGCCTGCGAAAACCTTTGAAGTGCGACGTGCAGGATGGGGTTTGTGCGAGGCGAGAAGACAGCATCCGGAACGGGTTGCTGTCCCTTGCGAATGATTTTCATCAGCGATGAAGACGAGGTGTTTGCATGATGCTTTCGAAACTTTTTCTGCTTAGCTTGATCGTTCTGGCAGAGCAAGCGCCTGTGCCGCTGTTACATCCTGTTTCGCCTATGCCGAGCTTTTCCGTGGTGAGTGTGCGGCTTAGCAAACCAGACGAGCAAGGCACAAACAGCGGTGTGAACCAGGACAGCTATCACGCCGAACGCACCACCATGAAAGATGTGTTGGCGTATGCGTTTGGCATGGGATACGACCAGGAGTTGGATGGCGGGCCTTCGTGGATGCGCAATGAGCGCTTCGACATCAATGGCAAGTTGGATCCAGAGGAAGCCGCGAGCATTAAGTCGATGAGCCGCGATGATCGCGAAGAGAAGATGCGCCTGATGGTGCAGTCGCTACTGAAGGAACGTTTTCATCTGACGTATCACTTTGAAGCGCGGGAGATGCCGGTGTATCGACTGCAGATTGCGAAAGGCGGACTCAAGTGTCCTCGCGATACGACTTCGCAACCAGCTATTCCTGATCCTTCGAAGCCGCGTTTCCGCTGGTCCGCAGCGCCTGCTCCTCCGCCTCCGCCGCCGGGATGGCACCAGCCTTCGCCTACGGAGTGGAAGAGGATGATGGGATCGTTGCACATGCATACGAAGGGCTGGCCGTGGTGGTTGATTGCAACTTCGTTGAGCCATCAACCGGAGCTGGCAG contains the following coding sequences:
- a CDS encoding PadR family transcriptional regulator translates to MAHAENETVTPLPAATLYVLLALASEDRHGYGIIQEVSRLSSATYRVGSGTLYDNLKKLLQQEWVEDYETQESGSGETRRMYRITDEGRRVLAADVTRMKRIVRVANRMLADEGGRA
- a CDS encoding TIGR03435 family protein; amino-acid sequence: MMLSKLFLLSLIVLAEQAPVPLLHPVSPMPSFSVVSVRLSKPDEQGTNSGVNQDSYHAERTTMKDVLAYAFGMGYDQELDGGPSWMRNERFDINGKLDPEEAASIKSMSRDDREEKMRLMVQSLLKERFHLTYHFEAREMPVYRLQIAKGGLKCPRDTTSQPAIPDPSKPRFRWSAAPAPPPPPPGWHQPSPTEWKRMMGSLHMHTKGWPWWLIATSLSHQPELAGKPVIDDTGLEGGYECDLQWSQEGSEGTNQYFFQAIQDQMGLKMTPSRGQVEVLVVDSIDHPSEN